A single genomic interval of Lathyrus oleraceus cultivar Zhongwan6 chromosome 7, CAAS_Psat_ZW6_1.0, whole genome shotgun sequence harbors:
- the LOC127108335 gene encoding ataxin-3 homolog codes for MMDGISNGGMLYHEVQESKLCAVHCVNTVLQGPFFSEFDLAALASDLDCRERQMMMLPAHSPAGDLFSHNVSLDGDFSIQVLQKALEVWDLQVIPLDSPVAEPAQVDPELENAFICHLQDHWFCIRKVNGEWYNFDSLYAAPQHLSKFYLAAYLDSLKGSGWSIFLVRGNFPKEFPISSSEASNGFGQWLLPEDAERITKSCNSVQQAPQQERAVERQQYSNQFLSPEEAELFSDMEDEDLKAAIAASLMDSTPIATNIAEASNPQNNDKQKSIQVETIEASVPPTIDESNKHVEANEAGTLLNDKNNQQVASSLGGDDSERENQNKEKAL; via the exons ATGATGGATGGAATAAGCAATGGAGGCATGTTGTATCACGAGGTACAGGAATCGAAGCTTTGTGCTGTTCATTGCGTCAACACTGTTCTTCAAGGTCCGTTTTTCTCTGAATTCGACTTGGCTGCACTCGCTTCCGATCTCGATTGCAGAGAGAGGCAGATGATGATGCTTCCTGCTCACTCCCCCGCCGGTGATTTGTTCTCACACAATGTTTCTCTTGACGGTGATTTCAGCATCCAG GTTTTACAAAAGGCTTTGGAGGTCTGGGACCTACAAGTCATTCCTCTTGATTCTCCAGTTGCCGAGCCGGCCCAGGTTGATCCCGAGCTGGAAAATGCTTTCATTTGTCATTTGCAAGATCATTGGTTTTGCATCCGCAAAGTGAATGGAGAGTGGTATAACTTTGACAGTCTTTATGCAGCTCCACAGCACCTTTCCAAGTTTTACCTTGCAGCCTATCTCGACTCTTTGAAAGGCTCTGGGTGGAGCATATTCCTGGTGAGAGGAAATTTTCCAAAAGAGTTTCCCATCTCTTCGTCTGAAGCTTCCAACGGTTTCGGCCAGTGGCTTTTACCCGAAGATGCTGAGAGAATAACTAAATCTTGTAACTCAGTACAGCAGGCGCCACAACAAGAAAGAGCTGTGGAAAGGCAACAATATTCGAATCAGTTTCTTTCACCCGAGGAAGCTGAACTGTTTTCGGACATGGAAGATGAGGATCTAAAAGCGGCTATAGCAGCTAGTCTGATGGATTCAACCCCAATTGCGACCAATATTGCTGAAGCCAGTAATCCTCAAAATAATGACAAGCAAAAGAGTATACAAGTGGAAACCATTGAAGCTAGTGTACCTCCCACCATTGATGAAAGCAACAAACATGTGGAAGCTAATGAAGCCGGTACTCTTCTGAATGATAAAAACAATCAACAAGTCGCATCTTCTTTAGGCGGTGATGACTCTGAAAGGGAAAACCAGAATAAAGAGAAGGCTCTCTGA
- the LOC127108336 gene encoding reticulon-like protein B12, with product MDSSQRLFNRERTLHQILGAGQVADLILWRRKNQTVMILLVTLAAFVVFERSGYTLLSLVSNVLLLLVVILFLWAKSAAILNRPAPPLPQLHLSDEMTNEMAAFIQTRVNNLFSVSHDIALGKDSRLFLKVAAYLWLISVVGGFTDFLTLAYTSLFILLTLPALYERYEDYIDRFVLKCYIKLCQLYRKINEEYISRVQYWILEKKKLS from the exons ATGGATTCATCTCAGCGATTATTCAACAGAGAAAGAACTCTTCATCAGATCCTTGGAGCTGGTCAAG TTGCAGACTTGATACTTTGGAGGAGGAAGAATCAAACTGTGATGATACTGTTGGTGACATTAGCTGCATTTGTTGTGTTTGAGAGATCTGGTTATACCCTTTTGTCTCTTGTTTCTAATGTTCTTCTCCTTCTTGTTGTTATTCTTTTTCTTTGGGCTAAATCAGCAGCAATTCTCAATAG ACCTGCTCCACCTCTACCACAGTTGCATCTGTCAGatgaaatgacaaatgaaatggcaGCTTTTATCCAAACCAGAGTAAATAATCTGTTTTCAGTTTCTCATGATATTGCCCTTGGCAAGGACTCAAGGTTGTTTCTGAAAGTAGCTGCATACCTATGGTTAATTTCTGTTGTTGGTGGCTTCACTGATTTTCTTACCTTGGCATACACCA GTCTCTTTATTCTTCTTACTTTACCTGCACTCTATGAAAGATATGAAGATTACATTGATAGATTTGTTTTGAAGTGCTACATCAAATTATGCCAATTGTATAGGAAAATAAATGAGGAATATATCAGCAGAGTCCAATACTGGATTCTAGAGAAGAAAAAGCTGAGCTGA